CCTATGCGGGACCGTTCTGGACATTACCGCCATTGCTCTTCGCTCCCAACGTGCTGGGCGGCGTACGCGGCACTATCAACGCATTAGGCAACATCGGCGGCTTTATTGGCCCTTATCTGGTGGGCTTGTTAACCGTTACGTTCTCACAAACAGCGGGGATGACCGTGCTGGTGGCCGCACTGCTCATCGCCGTTGCGCTGCTGTTCAGCTTACCGTCGGTTACCGCCCGTCCTGCAGGCAGTAGCACCCCTCATCATGCATCGGCGCCTGAGACGTCGCTCAAACAAGAAGGAATCGCCAAATGAGTCAGAAATGCCAACACGCCCGTGACCTGTGGTCACAACTGGACGCCCTGCGTCTGGGGATGAATTACACCAAAGAAGATGTCAATAAGCTGCAGGTTCTGGTGGATGACTGCTATGGCGAAAGTCATCCCGGTAGTTTTCATCTTAATCATCTGGGCGATGAAGCCGTCCTGGGCATTCACGAAAGCGGCGGTCGTGCCGTTCGTCATCATGTGACCGATATTTGCGATGGCTGGGGTCAGGGCCATGACGGGATGAACTATATCTTAGCCTCCCGCGAGGCTATTGCGAACATGGTCGAAATCCATGCTTCTGTCGTACCTTATGATGCCGGCATCTTGATCTCGAGTTGTGATAAATCGATCCCGGCGCATTTGATCGCTGCTGCGCGCCTGAATCTACCGATGCTGCATATTCCCGGTGGCTCAATGCGTCCGGCGCCGAATATGAGTACTTCGGATCTCGGGGGGATTACCGCCAAACTCAAGAAAGGCGAGATAGGCATTCAGCAGGTGGAGGCCATGCAGCAGTGTGGTTGCCCAACGGCAGGCGCTTGCCAGTTTATGGGTACCGCCAGCACGATGCAGTGCATGTCTGAAGCGCTGGGACTTGCCTTGCCGGGAAGTGCATTACTCCCCTCCACGCTGGCGGAAATTCGTCGCATTGCGCGAAGCGCCGGTCATCAGGCGTTATACCTGGCGGAGAAAAATATCACGACGCATAAGATCCTCACTCCTGCCGCCTTTGAAAACGCCATTAAGGTCCATGCCGCCATTGGCGGCAGTACCAACGCCATGATCCATCTCCCGGCAATCGCCCATGAACTGGGTTGGGAACTGAAACCTGAACTGTTTGACCAGATAAACAATGAGATCCCTTACCTCACCAATATTCAACCCAGCGGCCAGTACGTTACAGAAATGATGTGGTTCGCGGGCGGTGTGCCAATGGTGCAATGGTATCTTCGCGACTATCTGGATCTGGATGTCCTGACGGTGACAGGCCGGACGCTGGGTGAAAACCTGGAGATGCTCCATCAGTCCGGTTTCTTTACCCGCAACCACGGTTATCTGAGTAATTATCGGGTCAGCCCGGAAGAGGTGATTCGTAAGCCGGAAAACGCGACCAAGAAAGGGTCGATTGCCGTGCTAAAAGGCAATATCGCGCCAGAAGGCGCGGTTATCAAATACGCCGCCTGCGCACCAGATATGCATCACCATATCGGCCCTGCGCGCGTCTTCAATTCGGAAGAGGATGCCCAACAAGCCATTATTCATAACCACATCGAACCGGGTGATGTCATTTTTATCCGTTATGAAGGAGCGAAAGGGTCGGGAGCACCGGAAATGCTCATGACCACAGACGCGATTGTTTACGACAAACGTCTTGATGGCAAAGTCGCCCTGATTACCGATGGTCGTTTCTCCGGCGCGACCAGCGGTCCTTGCGTCGGCCATGTATCTCCGGAAGCGGCCGATGGCGGTCCCATTGCACTTGTCGAAGACGGCGACCTTATCGAAATGGACGTCAAAGGCCGCAAGCTCAACATTGTTGGTATTCACGGGGAGCATAAAACGGAAGAAGAAATACAGCGCTGTCTTGAACGTCGTCGGACAAACTGGACGAAACCGGATTATTCAAACCGACGCGGTGTCTTTAAGCAATTTACGACCAATGCAACCTCATTAATGGCGGGAGCCTGGATTAAATAACGTCCCTGGTGGGCGGCATGACTGTCAGCCCACCTGCTTTTAAGGATAAACTCATTATGCAAACAGAAAAATTCCACGGTGTCTTTCCGCCAGTTCCCACCATTGTTAATGCGCAGGGAGAGTTAGATAAAAAAGGGATGGCGACCTTACTCGACCATCTTATTGCGAACCAGGTGAACGGCGTATTATTGCTCGGCAGCGGCGGTGAGTTCTGCCACATGACAAAAGAGCAGCGTCTGGAAGCCGCCGAGTTCTGTGTTCAACATATCAATCATCGGATTCCTGTGCTGTTAGGGATTAGCAGTACCTGCACGCAAGACGTCATTCACTACGGTCTGCATGCCGATCGTCTGGAAGTGGATGCCGTCCTGGTCCTCAATCCTTATTACGCCAGGCTGACCGATGATTATATTTATCATCATTTCAAAACCGTCGCAGAAAGCATCAAAACGCCGGTTATTCTTTATAACTTCCCTGCGCTCACCGGCCAGGATCTCAGTATTGATTTAATTACCCGACTGGCACATGACATTCCCAATATCATTGGCATAAAAGATACGGTGGATAACATTAGTCATATTCGCGAAATCATCAATACCGTACGACCGGTTCGCCCTGACTTTGTTATTTTCTCTGGTTACGATGAATATATGATGGACACGTTGATCATGGGGGGAAATGGCGGGATCCCTGCAACGGCTAATTTTGCTCCGCAGTTAACCTGTGGAATTTATCGCGCCTGGTGCGAAAAAGAGTATGAGACTCTGTTTCGCCTACAACGCAGACTCTCCGCGCTATCGACCATTTACAGCCTCGATACCCCTTTCTTCGGGATTATCAAAAAAGCCATCCAGCTCAGCGGCATTGATATCCCGGTAGAGGTCATGCCTCCGGTACAACCGGCAAATGAAGCACATATCGCCAGCCTGAAAAAGGTTTTACAGCGCGCCGGATTATAACGCTCATCAGCGGGCTTAACGCCCGCCTTTTCTTTCCCTGTCCCGGCGAAAAAACTAGCGCAACATTGACGACAGGCGACGACTGGCATCCATCATCTGTGTGGCAAGCGCTTCTCGTTTATCATCCGGGATCTGGAACGCGACGCCCGACACGCTCAATGCGGCTACCACCTTCCCTTCGGCATTAAATACGGGCACGGCGATGCAACGTACGCCCAAAGAATCTTCTTCGTTATCATAGCCCCAGCCACGCTGACGGATCCCGGCTAATTCCTGCTTCAGGATATTCACATCGGTAATCGTCGTTTCAGTATAACGGGTCAGCACCTGATCGGGCGGCAGCAGCTCATCCAGGTCTTCCGAATTAAGCCAGGCAATCAGCACTTTCCCCAGGCCCGAACTATGCAGCGAAAGGCGCTTACCTTCCCAACTGCGTATCACAATCGCTTGTGGGCTTTCGAGCTTGAGAAGATAAATGGGGGAATCGCCTTCAAGCACGCCAAGATGACAGGTTAACCCTGTCGCATCACGAATTTCTTCCAGTACCGGCAACGCTATTTTTTTAATATCGTACTGTTCAGCGGCTTTATTCCCTAATTCGTAGAGACGTAACCCCAGGTAATATTTGTCTTTTTCCTGACGCAATAAGCCATGCGCAACCATCCCCGTCAGTAAAGAGGAGGTACTACTTTTTGCGATCCCAGAATTCTGATGGATCTGCGTGAATGTCGCGCCATCGCATTCCATCAGATAAGCGAAAACGCGCATAATTTTGTCGAGGGCGGGAATCGATGTTGTGATTTTTTTCATAAGTTTATCAATTAATTATAATTAATTCCTCGGACACTATACACCAGCAGACGGTTATTATTCCATATCCATGCGCAATCACCGCGCACAAAAAAGGAGCCCGTAGGCTCCTTTTTTAACCTGACAACTTACAACCGCACCGGATCAATATGCCAGATGTGGTCAGCATACTCCTTGATGGTCCTGTCAGAGGAAAAATAACCCATGTTGGCGATATTGAGCATCGCTTTGGCGGTCCACTCTTCCGGACGACCATACAGCTCATCCACCTTGTCCTGACAATCAACATAACTGCGATAGTCCGCCAGCACCTGATAGTGGTCGCCAAAGTTGATCAGTGAATCCACCAAATCACGATAGCGCCCTGGCTCTTCCGGGCTGAACATGCCGCTGCCGATTTGCGTCAACACCTGATGCAGTTCCTCATCTTTATCGTAATATTCACGCGGTTTATAGCCCTGCCTGCGCAGTTCTTCGACTTCTTCCGCCGTGTTACCAAAGATAAAGATGTTCTCTTCGCCAACGTGTTCCAGCATCTCCACGTTCGCACCGTCCAACGTACCGATAGTCAATGCGCCGTTCA
The DNA window shown above is from Citrobacter farmeri and carries:
- a CDS encoding dihydrodipicolinate synthase family protein; this encodes MMQTEKFHGVFPPVPTIVNAQGELDKKGMATLLDHLIANQVNGVLLLGSGGEFCHMTKEQRLEAAEFCVQHINHRIPVLLGISSTCTQDVIHYGLHADRLEVDAVLVLNPYYARLTDDYIYHHFKTVAESIKTPVILYNFPALTGQDLSIDLITRLAHDIPNIIGIKDTVDNISHIREIINTVRPVRPDFVIFSGYDEYMMDTLIMGGNGGIPATANFAPQLTCGIYRAWCEKEYETLFRLQRRLSALSTIYSLDTPFFGIIKKAIQLSGIDIPVEVMPPVQPANEAHIASLKKVLQRAGL
- a CDS encoding IclR family transcriptional regulator; the encoded protein is MKKITTSIPALDKIMRVFAYLMECDGATFTQIHQNSGIAKSSTSSLLTGMVAHGLLRQEKDKYYLGLRLYELGNKAAEQYDIKKIALPVLEEIRDATGLTCHLGVLEGDSPIYLLKLESPQAIVIRSWEGKRLSLHSSGLGKVLIAWLNSEDLDELLPPDQVLTRYTETTITDVNILKQELAGIRQRGWGYDNEEDSLGVRCIAVPVFNAEGKVVAALSVSGVAFQIPDDKREALATQMMDASRRLSSMLR
- the ilvD gene encoding dihydroxy-acid dehydratase codes for the protein MSQKCQHARDLWSQLDALRLGMNYTKEDVNKLQVLVDDCYGESHPGSFHLNHLGDEAVLGIHESGGRAVRHHVTDICDGWGQGHDGMNYILASREAIANMVEIHASVVPYDAGILISSCDKSIPAHLIAAARLNLPMLHIPGGSMRPAPNMSTSDLGGITAKLKKGEIGIQQVEAMQQCGCPTAGACQFMGTASTMQCMSEALGLALPGSALLPSTLAEIRRIARSAGHQALYLAEKNITTHKILTPAAFENAIKVHAAIGGSTNAMIHLPAIAHELGWELKPELFDQINNEIPYLTNIQPSGQYVTEMMWFAGGVPMVQWYLRDYLDLDVLTVTGRTLGENLEMLHQSGFFTRNHGYLSNYRVSPEEVIRKPENATKKGSIAVLKGNIAPEGAVIKYAACAPDMHHHIGPARVFNSEEDAQQAIIHNHIEPGDVIFIRYEGAKGSGAPEMLMTTDAIVYDKRLDGKVALITDGRFSGATSGPCVGHVSPEAADGGPIALVEDGDLIEMDVKGRKLNIVGIHGEHKTEEEIQRCLERRRTNWTKPDYSNRRGVFKQFTTNATSLMAGAWIK